Proteins encoded in a region of the Mucispirillum schaedleri ASF457 genome:
- the rpsG gene encoding 30S ribosomal protein S7 codes for MARRRGTKKREVLPDPIYRDTLVTKFINSLMYSGKKSVAEGIFYKTLNLIKERGSEEGIEVFKKAIENVKPVLEVKSRRVGGATYQVPTEVRAARRQALSIKWIITASRSRKERTMVERLAGELMDAASNKGASIKKREDTHKMAEANRAFAHFRW; via the coding sequence ATGGCACGCAGAAGAGGAACTAAAAAACGCGAAGTGTTACCTGACCCAATATACAGGGATACACTTGTTACAAAATTTATTAACAGTTTAATGTATTCTGGTAAAAAATCAGTTGCAGAAGGCATTTTTTACAAAACATTAAATTTGATTAAAGAAAGAGGCAGCGAAGAAGGTATTGAAGTTTTCAAAAAAGCTATTGAAAATGTTAAACCTGTTCTTGAAGTTAAATCTCGCAGAGTTGGTGGTGCTACATATCAAGTGCCAACAGAAGTGAGAGCAGCAAGAAGGCAGGCACTTTCTATTAAATGGATTATTACAGCATCCCGCTCAAGAAAAGAAAGAACTATGGTTGAGCGTCTTGCTGGTGAATTAATGGATGCAGCATCTAATAAAGGTGCATCTATTAAAAAAAGAGAAGATACTCACAAAATGGCAGAAGCAAACAGAGCTTTTGCACATTTTAGATGGTAA
- the rpsL gene encoding 30S ribosomal protein S12 encodes MPTLNQLVRFGRMEMIKKTKSPALQANPQRRGVCVRVYTTTPRKPNSALRKVARVRLTNGIEVTAYIPGIGHNLQEHSVVLVRGGRVKDLPGVRYKVIRGALDTAGVANRKKSRSKYGAKRPK; translated from the coding sequence TTGCCGACTCTTAATCAGTTAGTTAGATTTGGTCGTATGGAGATGATTAAAAAGACTAAATCTCCGGCATTACAAGCAAACCCACAAAGGCGTGGAGTGTGTGTTCGTGTATATACCACAACACCTAGAAAACCTAACTCAGCTTTAAGAAAAGTTGCAAGGGTTCGTTTAACAAATGGTATTGAGGTAACAGCTTATATCCCGGGTATTGGTCACAACCTTCAAGAGCACTCTGTTGTTCTTGTTCGTGGCGGAAGGGTAAAAGACTTACCAGGTGTTCGTTACAAAGTTATCCGTGGAGCATTAGATACTGCCGGTGTTGCAAACAGGAAAAAAAGCCGTTCTAAATACGGTGCTAAAAGGCCTAAATAA